The Exiguobacterium mexicanum genome includes a window with the following:
- a CDS encoding catalase codes for MGNKKEEQLKQHMIDNEQQAGLTTNQGLKMAEDEFSLKAGRRGPTLIEDFHFREKMTHFDHERIPERIVHARGVGAHGEFQVYESLADYTKADFLNDPSKVTPVFVRFSTVQGSRGSGDTVRDVRGFATKFYTDEGNYDLVGNNMPVFFIQDAIKFPDLVHAVKPEPHTEVPQGGSAHDTFWDFVGQNHEAAHHVMWAMSDRGIPRSLRMMEGFGVHTFRLVNKEGKAHFVKFHWKPKLGVHSQVWDEAQKALGKNADFHRVDLYEAIDKGDYPEWELGLQIIAEEDEFKFDFDILDPTKLWPEEDVPVKLVGKMMLNRNVDNFFAETEQVAFHPGHLVPGIDFSNDPLLQGRLFSYTDTQLSRLGGPNFHQLPINKPVCPFHNNQRDGMHQMAVHKGQTSYHKNALNNNQPEPVPAEQGGFEHYQEKIDGHKIRGRSDSFLDFYSQAKLFYNSMTDVEKQHIQDAYSFELGKCESDMVKENAVDLLNRIDRHLASVVADNLGVELPDENNEVVSDKTSPALSMANTIAKPDTKSVAVLLAGDVDAAQVKAWVQVFADNKVNYSLVGKKSYTLGDLKVKETYDTVDSSLFDAAFLVSTATSVEDDVLEFIENTYKHFKPLALHLHHDEVLDRCRVKTDQPGVYTFKQHSLDGFDTFIDGIAQGRFWDRQ; via the coding sequence ATGGGGAACAAGAAGGAAGAGCAATTAAAACAACATATGATCGATAACGAGCAGCAAGCCGGGCTCACGACGAACCAAGGTCTAAAGATGGCGGAGGATGAGTTTTCGCTCAAAGCCGGGCGACGCGGACCGACGCTCATCGAGGACTTCCACTTCCGTGAGAAGATGACGCACTTCGACCACGAACGGATTCCTGAACGCATCGTGCATGCGCGCGGCGTCGGGGCCCACGGGGAGTTCCAAGTGTACGAGTCGCTCGCTGACTATACGAAAGCCGACTTCTTGAACGACCCGTCGAAAGTGACGCCTGTGTTCGTCCGCTTCTCGACGGTGCAAGGCTCACGCGGTTCTGGGGACACCGTCCGCGACGTCCGAGGCTTCGCGACGAAGTTCTATACGGATGAAGGGAACTATGACCTTGTCGGGAACAATATGCCCGTCTTCTTCATCCAAGACGCCATCAAATTCCCAGACCTCGTCCATGCCGTGAAACCGGAACCGCACACGGAAGTGCCGCAAGGCGGCAGTGCCCACGACACGTTCTGGGACTTCGTCGGTCAAAACCATGAGGCGGCTCACCACGTGATGTGGGCGATGAGCGACCGCGGCATCCCGCGCAGCCTGCGCATGATGGAAGGGTTCGGCGTGCACACGTTCCGACTCGTCAACAAGGAAGGCAAGGCACATTTCGTCAAATTCCATTGGAAACCAAAACTTGGCGTCCATTCGCAAGTGTGGGACGAAGCACAGAAGGCGCTCGGGAAGAACGCCGACTTCCACCGTGTCGACTTGTATGAAGCAATCGATAAAGGCGATTACCCGGAATGGGAACTCGGGCTTCAAATTATCGCCGAAGAAGATGAGTTCAAGTTCGACTTCGATATTCTCGATCCGACGAAACTTTGGCCGGAAGAAGACGTGCCCGTCAAACTCGTCGGCAAGATGATGCTCAACCGCAACGTCGATAACTTCTTCGCCGAGACCGAGCAAGTCGCGTTCCACCCTGGCCACCTCGTGCCTGGGATCGACTTCTCGAACGATCCGCTCCTGCAAGGACGCCTGTTCTCGTACACTGATACCCAGTTATCACGTCTTGGAGGACCGAACTTCCATCAACTCCCGATCAACAAACCGGTCTGCCCGTTCCATAACAACCAGCGCGACGGCATGCATCAGATGGCCGTCCATAAAGGACAGACGAGCTACCACAAAAATGCGCTCAACAACAATCAACCCGAACCTGTTCCAGCCGAGCAAGGTGGGTTCGAGCACTATCAAGAGAAAATCGACGGGCACAAGATTCGTGGCCGAAGCGACAGCTTCCTCGACTTCTATTCGCAAGCGAAGCTCTTCTATAACAGCATGACCGACGTCGAAAAGCAGCACATTCAAGACGCTTACAGCTTCGAGCTCGGCAAATGTGAGTCGGACATGGTCAAAGAGAACGCCGTCGATTTGTTGAATCGCATCGACCGTCACCTCGCCTCTGTCGTCGCTGACAACTTAGGCGTCGAGCTTCCGGACGAGAACAATGAAGTCGTCTCGGACAAGACCTCACCGGCGCTCAGCATGGCCAATACAATCGCGAAACCGGACACGAAGAGCGTCGCCGTCCTCCTTGCCGGAGACGTCGATGCCGCGCAAGTGAAGGCGTGGGTCCAGGTGTTCGCTGACAACAAGGTCAATTACAGCCTCGTCGGGAAGAAGTCGTATACGCTCGGCGACCTTAAAGTGAAAGAGACGTATGATACGGTCGATTCGAGCCTGTTCGATGCCGCTTTCCTCGTCAGCACAGCGACCTCGGTCGAGGACGACGTGCTCGAATTCATCGAGAACACGTATAAGCACTTCAAGCCACTCGCGCTACATTTGCACCACGATGAAGTGCTCGACCGCTGCCGGGTGAAGACAGATCAACCAGGCGTCTACACGTTCAAACAACATAGTCTCGATGGTTTCGATACGTTTATCGACGGCATCGCGCAAGGACGGTTTTGGGACCGTCAATAA
- a CDS encoding MFS transporter, which yields MHLTAQKLWTKDFLIISLVNFFLTLIFFLLMVTIGVHAVSTYGASTSEAGLVTGIFIIGTLVGRLFIGRLIDSIGRRKTLLIGLTFFTATILLYFIDLGVGFLLFTRFVHGLGMGLSSTATGTIVAQVIPGSRKGEGIGYYSMSSTLATAIGPFVGLMMSQYTSFSVIFLTCLVVGLISLGSALFVNVPEADNPEVVRGLSLSAFVEPKALPIALIIGVAALSYSSVLSYINFYASELDLVEAASIFFLVYSITVLISRPITGRLMDARGANIVMYPAIAFFAIGMLVLSQANNAVMLLLAGALIGLGFGNIQSGTQAIAVKAASPHRMGMATSTFFIALDAGLGFGPYFIGLLIPLTGFSTLYLLLAGVVSFTLFLYYLMNGRHERSEMKQAA from the coding sequence ATGCATTTGACCGCACAAAAACTATGGACGAAAGATTTTCTCATCATCTCCCTCGTCAACTTCTTCTTGACGCTTATCTTCTTCTTACTAATGGTAACCATCGGCGTTCATGCCGTTTCCACATATGGGGCTTCGACGAGCGAGGCCGGGCTTGTCACCGGCATTTTTATTATCGGGACGCTCGTCGGGAGACTCTTCATCGGACGCTTGATCGATTCGATTGGACGGCGTAAGACGCTTCTCATCGGTCTCACCTTCTTCACGGCGACAATTTTGCTCTATTTTATCGACCTCGGCGTTGGCTTTTTACTGTTCACCCGCTTCGTTCACGGTCTCGGAATGGGACTGTCGAGTACGGCGACCGGAACAATCGTCGCCCAGGTCATCCCCGGCTCTCGAAAAGGCGAAGGCATCGGCTATTACAGCATGAGCTCGACGCTCGCCACCGCCATCGGCCCGTTCGTCGGCTTGATGATGAGTCAGTACACGAGCTTCTCGGTCATCTTCCTAACTTGTCTCGTCGTCGGACTCATCAGTCTAGGAAGTGCCTTGTTCGTGAACGTCCCTGAGGCCGACAATCCGGAAGTTGTTCGGGGCTTGTCACTGAGTGCCTTCGTCGAACCAAAGGCGTTGCCAATTGCACTCATCATTGGCGTCGCGGCCCTCAGTTACTCGAGCGTGTTGTCTTATATCAATTTCTATGCGAGTGAACTCGATCTCGTGGAAGCGGCGAGTATTTTCTTCCTTGTCTATTCTATTACGGTCCTGATCTCGCGGCCGATCACCGGGCGCCTGATGGACGCGCGAGGGGCCAACATCGTCATGTACCCGGCCATCGCCTTCTTTGCGATCGGCATGCTCGTCTTGAGCCAAGCAAACAACGCAGTCATGCTGTTACTCGCCGGGGCGCTAATCGGATTAGGATTCGGGAATATCCAATCCGGCACACAAGCGATCGCCGTCAAAGCGGCGTCCCCTCACCGGATGGGCATGGCCACGTCGACCTTCTTCATCGCCTTGGACGCGGGTCTAGGATTCGGGCCTTATTTTATTGGCTTGCTCATTCCGTTGACCGGTTTTTCAACGCTCTATCTGTTGCTTGCCGGCGTCGTCTCCTTTACGTTGTTCCTCTATTACTTGATGAACGGTCGCCACGAGCGATCCGAAATGAAACAAGCTGCCTGA
- a CDS encoding PAS domain S-box protein, which produces MHADQTIQHYSSVLLRTFDKISDFVFFMEVDGSTYRYIFVNEPGKQAIGWTDADIGKRVEDMVPPETAALVTRHYEEAVRERKSIVFEDYRLAEPSYSVQPVSHEIQLPVHYYESEVTPVFDEAGVCTHVISVVREVTERKRRELELSILKDQHESLRRYSPHGIFVLDDAFRVQSVNPAATQITGYGEDDLLGESFLAWLPESERMLVDDGLRFALSGTPHKYGITALQKTGDLLDLAILNIPIEVGGRITGLFAIIIDHTPEKNAERATQESERRYRQLIETIPEGIIVHKDGVILYANALALETIGETNIECESIFKFVASEFHETTKARLQALRQGDPVQDTEIVLLTPTGRRLHMDIGSLLIDYEGTTAVMTLLRDVTEKREMERALHQSETQYRLITENMSDLVCILERDGQVRYASPSHKTVLGYAPELYEGKNTLDFIHPNDVESARRQLDTMTASSESLTLEFRHLHQDGRWIWLETKIQAIYDDVGQLLHYLTVTREIMKRKVLEKQLKHLAYHDTLTDLPNRRYFLAYLEETLVRLDEEDESLAILSLDIDCFKQINDTLGHDIGDELLRQFSARLTDVLRNQDVIARFGGDEFSVLIRYTESDAPRRVAEKLVTALQLPWLIEGHTFVTTSSVGVAPYRPGTSTKQLLKHADLALYEAKARGRNQYVVFEDCS; this is translated from the coding sequence ATGCACGCCGACCAGACAATCCAACACTATTCCTCCGTCCTCCTCCGAACGTTCGACAAAATCTCTGATTTTGTCTTCTTCATGGAAGTGGACGGTTCAACTTATCGCTATATATTTGTAAACGAGCCGGGGAAGCAGGCGATCGGCTGGACAGATGCCGATATCGGGAAACGTGTCGAGGACATGGTCCCGCCCGAGACAGCCGCTCTCGTCACACGACATTACGAGGAGGCTGTTCGGGAACGAAAGAGTATCGTCTTCGAAGACTACCGCCTGGCCGAACCTTCTTACTCGGTCCAACCCGTTTCACATGAGATTCAACTACCGGTTCATTACTACGAATCCGAGGTGACCCCGGTCTTCGACGAGGCAGGCGTCTGCACACACGTCATCTCGGTCGTCCGTGAAGTGACGGAGCGGAAGCGTCGTGAACTCGAACTGTCGATTCTGAAAGACCAGCACGAGTCGCTCCGGCGCTACTCGCCGCATGGCATCTTCGTCCTCGATGACGCGTTTCGCGTCCAATCGGTCAACCCCGCTGCCACGCAAATCACGGGTTACGGAGAAGATGATTTGTTAGGCGAGTCATTTTTAGCATGGTTGCCAGAGTCAGAACGAATGCTCGTCGACGACGGTCTCCGCTTTGCCTTGTCCGGCACCCCGCACAAATACGGGATCACGGCGCTTCAAAAGACCGGGGATCTCCTCGACTTGGCCATCTTGAATATTCCGATTGAAGTCGGAGGCCGAATCACGGGTCTGTTCGCCATCATTATTGACCATACTCCGGAGAAAAATGCCGAGCGTGCGACCCAAGAGAGCGAGCGTCGCTATCGCCAACTGATCGAGACGATTCCGGAAGGGATTATCGTTCATAAAGACGGCGTCATTCTATACGCCAACGCCCTAGCGCTAGAAACGATCGGAGAGACGAATATCGAGTGCGAATCAATCTTTAAATTTGTCGCCTCGGAATTTCATGAGACGACAAAGGCGCGCCTCCAAGCCTTACGGCAAGGTGATCCCGTTCAAGACACGGAAATCGTGCTCCTCACGCCGACAGGACGAAGACTACATATGGACATCGGCAGCCTGCTCATCGATTACGAAGGCACGACTGCCGTCATGACTTTGTTGCGCGACGTCACCGAAAAGCGTGAGATGGAGCGCGCCCTGCACCAAAGTGAGACGCAATATCGCCTCATTACGGAGAACATGAGCGACCTCGTCTGTATCCTCGAGCGTGACGGTCAAGTGCGCTACGCTTCGCCGTCCCACAAGACCGTGCTTGGATATGCGCCCGAGCTTTACGAGGGTAAAAATACGCTCGACTTCATCCATCCGAATGACGTCGAGTCCGCGAGACGACAACTCGACACGATGACAGCGTCGAGCGAATCGCTCACCCTCGAATTTCGTCACCTGCACCAGGATGGACGTTGGATTTGGCTCGAGACGAAGATTCAAGCGATTTACGACGACGTCGGCCAGCTGCTCCATTATTTGACGGTCACGCGGGAGATCATGAAACGCAAAGTATTAGAGAAACAGCTCAAGCACCTGGCTTACCATGACACGTTGACCGACTTGCCGAATCGGCGCTACTTCCTCGCCTACTTGGAAGAGACATTGGTGCGATTGGATGAAGAGGACGAGTCTCTCGCCATCCTCTCGCTCGATATCGACTGTTTCAAACAGATTAACGACACACTCGGACATGACATCGGCGACGAACTGCTACGCCAATTCTCTGCTCGCCTGACCGATGTCCTGCGAAACCAAGACGTGATCGCTCGCTTTGGCGGCGACGAATTTTCGGTGCTCATCCGTTACACGGAATCCGATGCGCCGAGACGAGTGGCCGAAAAGCTTGTCACCGCGCTCCAACTTCCGTGGTTAATCGAAGGACATACGTTCGTTACAACCTCGAGCGTCGGGGTCGCCCCTTACCGACCAGGAACGTCGACGAAACAATTGCTCAAACACGCCGATTTGGCACTATATGAAGCCAAGGCCCGTGGGCGAAACCAATACGTCGTTTTTGAAGACTGCTCCTGA